Proteins encoded together in one Streptomyces sp. B1I3 window:
- a CDS encoding RtcB family protein — protein sequence MSYVEVPGAKVPIRMWADPASVEDVAMQQLRNVATLPWIKGLAVMPDVHFGKGATVGSVIAMHGAVCPAAVGVDIGCGMSAVKTSLTANDLPGDLSRLRSKIEQAIPVGRGMHEDMVDPGTLHGFSTAGWDDFWSRFDGVADAVKFRQERATKQMGTLGSGNHFIEFCLDEAGSVWLMLHSGSRNIGKELADFHIGQAQKLPHNQGIIDRDLAVFIADTPQMAAYRNDLFWAQEYAKYNRSIMMGLFQDVVRKEFKKAKVTFEPVISCHHNYVAEERYEGMDLLVTRKGAIRAGSGDFGIIPGSMGTGSYIVKGLGNEKSFNSASHGAGRRMSRNAAKRRFSTQDLEDQTRGVECRKDSGVVDEIPAAYKPIEQVIDQQRDLVEVVAKLKQVVCVKG from the coding sequence ATGTCGTACGTAGAGGTGCCGGGCGCGAAGGTCCCCATCCGTATGTGGGCTGATCCGGCGTCGGTCGAGGACGTCGCCATGCAGCAGCTGCGGAACGTGGCGACGCTGCCCTGGATCAAGGGCCTGGCCGTCATGCCGGACGTCCATTTCGGCAAGGGCGCGACGGTCGGTTCGGTGATCGCGATGCACGGGGCCGTCTGCCCGGCTGCGGTGGGCGTGGACATCGGCTGCGGGATGTCGGCGGTGAAGACGTCGCTCACGGCCAACGACCTGCCGGGTGACTTGTCGCGGCTCCGGTCGAAGATCGAGCAGGCGATCCCGGTGGGGCGCGGGATGCACGAGGACATGGTCGACCCGGGCACGCTGCACGGGTTCTCGACTGCGGGCTGGGACGATTTCTGGTCGCGATTCGACGGAGTCGCCGATGCGGTCAAATTCCGGCAGGAACGCGCCACGAAGCAGATGGGAACGCTCGGAAGCGGTAATCACTTCATCGAGTTCTGTCTCGACGAGGCGGGTTCTGTGTGGCTGATGCTGCACTCCGGGTCCCGGAACATCGGCAAGGAACTCGCCGACTTCCACATCGGGCAGGCCCAGAAGCTTCCGCACAACCAGGGCATCATCGACCGCGACCTGGCCGTGTTCATCGCCGACACCCCGCAGATGGCGGCGTACCGCAACGACCTGTTCTGGGCCCAGGAGTACGCCAAGTACAACCGGTCGATCATGATGGGTCTCTTCCAGGACGTGGTCCGGAAGGAGTTCAAGAAGGCGAAGGTCACCTTCGAGCCGGTCATCTCCTGCCACCACAACTACGTGGCGGAGGAGCGGTACGAGGGCATGGACCTGCTGGTCACCCGGAAGGGCGCGATCCGCGCGGGCTCCGGGGACTTCGGGATCATCCCGGGCTCCATGGGGACCGGCTCGTACATCGTGAAGGGACTGGGGAACGAGAAGTCGTTCAACTCGGCCTCGCACGGTGCCGGGCGCCGGATGAGCAGGAACGCCGCGAAGCGGAGGTTCTCGACGCAGGACCTGGAGGACCAGACGCGGGGCGTGGAGTGCCGCAAGGACTCCGGTGTGGTGGACGAGATCCCCGCCGCGTACAAGCCGATCGAGCAGGTCATCGATCAGCAGCGGGACCTGGTCGAGGTCGTCGCGAAGCTCAAGCAGGTCGTGTGCGTGAAGGGCTGA
- the argS gene encoding arginine--tRNA ligase, with the protein MASVPSLASTLQQQLADALTAALPEAGTADPLLRRSDRADFQANGILALAKKLKGNPRELASQVTAALPAGGLIKDIEVSGPGFLNVTLTDRAITETLAARAADGDRLGVPVNAAAGTTVIDYAQPNVAKEMHVGHLRSAVIGDAMVRILEFTGETVIRRHHIGDWGTQFGMLIQYLFEHPGELKHEGDKADGEAAMSSLNRVYKASRVLFDSDEAFKARSRDRVVALQAGDPETLALWQGFVDESKIYFYSVFNKLDMEIRDADIVGESGYNDMLEETCRILEETGVAVRSEGALCVFFDDVKGPDGNPVPLIVKKTNGGYGYAATDLSAIRDRVQNLKADSLVYVVDARQSLHFKMVFETARRAGWLNEDVKAHQLAFGTVLGKDGKPFKTREGTTVRLEDLLDEAVERATAVVRGKAEKVGLTEEEIVENGRYVGVGAVKYADLSTSAVRDYKFDLDQMVALHGDTSVYLQYAYARIRSIMRNAGDAKPAAHPELDLAPAERAMGLHLDQFGEVLAEVAEGHEPHKLAAYLYQLASHLTTFYDQCQVLSDENAPEVVENRLFLVELTARTLHEGMRLLGIRTPERL; encoded by the coding sequence ATGGCTTCGGTCCCTTCCCTCGCTTCCACGCTCCAGCAGCAGCTGGCGGACGCCCTGACGGCAGCTCTGCCGGAGGCCGGCACCGCGGACCCGCTGCTGCGCCGAAGCGACCGGGCCGACTTCCAGGCCAACGGCATCCTCGCGCTCGCCAAGAAGCTCAAGGGCAATCCGCGCGAGCTGGCCTCCCAGGTCACCGCCGCCCTCCCGGCGGGCGGGCTGATCAAGGACATCGAGGTGTCCGGCCCCGGCTTCCTGAACGTGACGCTCACCGACCGGGCGATCACCGAGACGCTCGCCGCGCGTGCCGCGGACGGCGACCGGCTCGGCGTCCCGGTGAACGCAGCGGCGGGCACGACCGTGATCGACTACGCCCAGCCGAACGTGGCCAAGGAGATGCACGTCGGCCACCTGCGGTCGGCGGTCATCGGTGACGCGATGGTCCGGATCCTCGAGTTCACCGGCGAGACGGTGATCCGGCGCCATCACATCGGCGACTGGGGCACCCAGTTCGGCATGCTCATCCAGTACCTCTTCGAGCACCCGGGCGAGCTGAAGCACGAGGGTGACAAGGCGGACGGCGAAGCGGCCATGTCGTCGCTGAACCGCGTCTACAAGGCCTCGCGGGTCCTCTTCGACTCCGACGAGGCGTTCAAGGCCCGCTCCCGTGACCGGGTGGTGGCCCTCCAGGCCGGCGACCCCGAGACGCTGGCGCTCTGGCAGGGCTTCGTCGACGAGTCGAAGATCTACTTCTACTCCGTCTTCAACAAGCTCGACATGGAGATCCGCGACGCCGACATCGTCGGCGAGTCCGGGTACAACGACATGCTCGAGGAGACCTGCCGGATCCTGGAGGAGACGGGCGTCGCCGTCCGATCCGAAGGTGCGCTGTGCGTGTTCTTCGACGACGTGAAGGGCCCGGACGGCAACCCGGTCCCGCTGATCGTCAAGAAGACGAACGGCGGCTACGGTTACGCCGCCACCGACCTGTCCGCGATCCGGGACCGTGTCCAGAACCTGAAGGCCGACAGCCTGGTCTACGTGGTGGACGCCCGGCAGTCCCTGCACTTCAAGATGGTCTTCGAGACGGCCCGCCGCGCCGGCTGGCTGAACGAGGACGTCAAGGCGCACCAGCTGGCCTTCGGCACGGTCCTCGGCAAGGACGGCAAGCCGTTCAAGACCCGTGAGGGCACCACCGTCCGGCTGGAGGACCTGCTCGACGAGGCGGTCGAGCGGGCCACCGCGGTGGTCCGGGGGAAGGCCGAGAAGGTGGGCCTGACCGAGGAGGAGATCGTCGAGAACGGCCGGTACGTCGGTGTCGGCGCCGTGAAGTACGCGGACCTCTCGACCTCCGCCGTGCGCGACTACAAGTTCGACCTGGACCAGATGGTGGCGCTGCACGGCGACACGTCGGTCTACCTCCAGTACGCGTACGCGCGGATCCGGTCGATCATGCGCAATGCGGGCGACGCGAAGCCCGCCGCGCACCCGGAGCTGGACCTGGCCCCCGCCGAGCGCGCAATGGGTCTGCACCTGGACCAGTTCGGCGAGGTCCTGGCCGAGGTCGCCGAGGGGCACGAGCCGCACAAGCTGGCCGCGTACCTCTACCAGCTGGCCTCGCACCTGACCACGTTCTACGACCAGTGCCAGGTGCTCAGCGACGAGAACGCTCCGGAGGTCGTCGAGAACCGGCTCTTCCTCGTCGAGCTCACCGCCCGCACCCTGCACGAGGGCATGCGGCTGCTCGGCATCAGGACGCCCGAGCGCCTCTGA
- a CDS encoding DUF3558 domain-containing protein produces MHRSAPRLSRILACAAVPVMLVLAGCSSDSGDEKDAGSSASPSATKTEPSVEPAKFAQLPDACTSIGKKTIESLVPKTKNKGGTPGRSSDNVTRGSCSWNGLDDNGVKGSQYRWLDVGFTRFESDQALGSGAKRATDEYTKQVAKAQATEGAKKVAAMPTAGIGEQATTVTYDLTKTSEDFKYATVLARTGNVVVSLTYNGAGYAGAKTPDAGDILKDALKAAKEAVAAVGADRAPSAGTSSAAPTPKASAKATDKASGKTTSKATSKTTSKATRKS; encoded by the coding sequence ATGCACCGATCAGCCCCGCGACTGTCCCGCATACTCGCCTGCGCCGCCGTACCGGTGATGCTCGTCCTCGCCGGCTGCTCGTCGGACTCCGGCGACGAGAAGGACGCGGGCTCCTCCGCCTCGCCCAGCGCGACGAAGACGGAGCCGAGCGTCGAGCCCGCCAAGTTCGCCCAGCTGCCCGACGCCTGCACGTCGATCGGCAAGAAGACGATCGAGTCCCTGGTGCCCAAGACGAAGAACAAGGGCGGCACACCGGGCAGGTCCAGCGACAACGTCACCCGAGGCAGCTGCTCCTGGAACGGCCTGGACGACAACGGCGTCAAGGGCTCGCAGTACCGCTGGCTGGACGTCGGCTTCACCCGCTTCGAGTCGGACCAGGCGCTGGGCAGCGGCGCCAAGCGGGCGACGGACGAGTACACGAAGCAGGTCGCGAAGGCGCAGGCGACCGAGGGCGCCAAGAAGGTCGCGGCCATGCCCACCGCCGGTATCGGCGAGCAGGCCACGACCGTCACCTACGACCTCACCAAGACGAGTGAGGACTTCAAGTACGCGACGGTCCTGGCCCGTACGGGCAACGTCGTGGTCAGCCTCACCTACAACGGTGCCGGCTACGCGGGAGCGAAGACGCCCGACGCCGGTGACATCCTCAAGGACGCCCTGAAGGCGGCGAAGGAAGCCGTCGCAGCGGTGGGCGCCGACCGCGCACCCTCCGCCGGCACGTCCTCGGCCGCGCCCACCCCCAAGGCATCCGCGAAGGCGACGGACAAGGCCTCCGGGAAGACGACGAGCAAGGCGACGAGCAAGACGACGAGCAAGGCCACGCGCAAGTCGTGA
- a CDS encoding DUF3558 domain-containing protein codes for MAYVPGVALLVALVAGCSAGSEADDTDADSKAGSPKVSAAPPGKYRTLPESCRAVPPSTLRNLLPGAAELPEEQQEKVYEGTATVTYDTDRKVGCRWKSDAPDASRNLSIDFERVVSYDPAVSDDDRAREVYATKVDAADLPPMAGSTPDMVSGVPDKPSSGSPGGPASGTPSGDAGTGGSTDPGGSSGAGPDDELQPRLLDGLGDAAFLDDVLTRAGSTAQHRTVSVVFRTSNVIVTVQYTEQQALVTAAPDSRELQEKAQALARNLAETLNE; via the coding sequence ATGGCGTACGTACCCGGCGTCGCGCTGCTCGTGGCGCTCGTCGCCGGCTGCAGCGCCGGATCCGAAGCCGACGACACCGACGCCGACAGCAAAGCCGGCAGCCCGAAGGTCTCGGCCGCACCTCCCGGCAAGTACCGGACGCTGCCCGAATCCTGCCGCGCCGTACCACCTTCCACTCTCAGGAACCTGCTGCCCGGCGCCGCCGAACTGCCCGAGGAGCAGCAGGAGAAGGTGTACGAGGGCACGGCCACCGTCACCTACGACACCGACCGCAAGGTCGGCTGCCGCTGGAAGTCGGACGCCCCGGACGCCTCCCGGAACCTGTCCATCGACTTCGAGCGCGTCGTGTCCTACGACCCCGCGGTGAGCGACGACGACCGCGCCCGCGAGGTGTACGCGACGAAGGTGGACGCCGCCGACCTGCCTCCGATGGCCGGCTCCACCCCCGACATGGTCTCCGGCGTCCCTGACAAGCCCTCCTCCGGCTCTCCGGGCGGACCGGCCTCCGGCACGCCGTCCGGCGATGCCGGTACCGGCGGCAGCACCGATCCCGGCGGCAGCAGCGGCGCCGGTCCCGACGACGAACTGCAGCCCCGGCTTCTCGACGGACTGGGGGACGCGGCGTTCCTGGACGATGTGCTCACCCGGGCGGGTTCCACCGCGCAGCACCGCACCGTGAGCGTGGTATTCCGCACATCCAACGTCATCGTCACCGTCCAGTACACCGAGCAGCAGGCCCTCGTCACCGCGGCGCCCGACAGCAGGGAACTGCAGGAGAAGGCCCAGGCCCTGGCCCGGAACCTGGCCGAGACCCTCAACGAGTAG
- a CDS encoding VOC family protein, whose translation MTNRWLGVTVDCVDVERVSGFWSVLLDRPPVPSRPGWVYLGRPGDPQPRLVFQTVAEPKRGKVRLHLDVLVDDIDRGVAQVLALGGRSTGERHDYDEGVVVVMTDPEGHEFCLSQFY comes from the coding sequence ATGACGAACCGCTGGCTCGGAGTGACCGTCGACTGCGTGGACGTGGAGCGGGTGTCCGGCTTCTGGAGTGTGCTGCTGGACCGCCCGCCGGTGCCTTCCCGGCCGGGCTGGGTATATCTCGGCCGTCCCGGCGATCCGCAGCCGCGCCTCGTCTTCCAGACCGTGGCCGAGCCGAAGCGCGGCAAGGTACGCCTGCATCTCGACGTCCTGGTCGACGACATCGACCGGGGCGTCGCGCAGGTCCTCGCCCTCGGTGGCCGGTCCACCGGCGAGCGGCACGACTACGACGAGGGCGTGGTCGTCGTCATGACCGATCCCGAGGGCCACGAGTTCTGCCTGTCCCAGTTCTACTGA
- a CDS encoding DUF4190 domain-containing protein, which yields MSHYNSSPMATSRSGTNGLAVASLICGIVGLVFFSVILGPIAIVLGALGLRQVAVKGGAGLAKAGLVLGIIDVVLFVVLMVVAASSGGFSWYVGG from the coding sequence ATGTCGCACTACAACAGTTCACCCATGGCCACGTCCCGGTCCGGGACCAACGGCCTCGCCGTCGCGAGCCTGATCTGCGGGATCGTGGGGCTCGTCTTCTTCAGTGTGATCCTCGGCCCCATAGCCATCGTCCTCGGCGCCCTCGGACTGCGCCAGGTGGCCGTGAAGGGCGGCGCCGGACTGGCCAAGGCGGGACTCGTCCTCGGCATCATCGACGTCGTCCTCTTCGTCGTCCTGATGGTCGTGGCCGCCTCGTCCGGCGGCTTCAGCTGGTACGTCGGCGGCTGA
- the lysS gene encoding lysine--tRNA ligase, whose product MPTVASSQSSTETDWVSRFADDVIAESERRAPGKPVVVASGLSPSGPIHLGNLREVMTPHLVADEIRRRGYTVRHLISWDDYDRYRKVPNGVAGVDESWAEHIGKPLTSVPAPAGSAYPNWAEHFKAAMTEALDELGVEYDGISQTEQYTAGTYRAQILHAMKHRADIDAVLDRYRTKKDGAAGGKKPQQKKVDEAELEAAEGSGAASEDDGSSNAAGYFPYKPYCGNCEKDLTVVTSYDDDTTELNYTCSACGFAETVRLNEFNRGKLVWKVDWPMRWAYEGVIFEPSGVDHSSPGSSFVVGGQIVREVFDGVQPIGPMYAFVGISGMAKMSSSKGGVPTPSDALKIMEAPLLRWLYARRKPNQSFKIAFDQEIQRLYDEWDSLGRKVADGSVLPADAAAYARAVGTAAGELPGTPRPLPYRTLASVADITAGAEDQTLRILSELDPENPLTSLDEARPRLDRAENWISTQVPAEARTIVRDEPDKELLGSLDEQGRESLRLLLEGLDSHWSLDGLTTLVYGVPKVLEGLAPDAKPTPELKVAQRSFFALLYRLLVGRDTGPRLPTLLLAVGADRVRRLLGA is encoded by the coding sequence GTGCCGACCGTGGCTTCGAGTCAGAGCAGCACCGAGACCGACTGGGTCTCCCGCTTCGCGGACGATGTCATCGCCGAATCGGAGCGACGTGCGCCTGGCAAACCGGTCGTCGTCGCGTCCGGGCTCTCCCCGTCGGGCCCGATCCACCTGGGCAATCTCCGCGAGGTCATGACGCCGCACCTGGTCGCCGACGAGATCCGCCGCCGCGGGTACACCGTGCGCCACCTGATCTCCTGGGACGACTACGACCGCTACCGCAAGGTGCCGAACGGCGTCGCGGGCGTCGACGAGTCGTGGGCCGAGCACATCGGCAAGCCGCTGACGTCCGTGCCCGCACCCGCCGGGTCCGCGTATCCGAACTGGGCGGAGCACTTCAAGGCCGCGATGACCGAGGCGCTGGACGAGCTCGGTGTCGAGTACGACGGCATCAGCCAGACCGAGCAGTACACGGCGGGCACCTACCGTGCGCAGATCCTGCACGCCATGAAGCACCGCGCCGACATCGACGCCGTCCTCGACCGCTACCGCACCAAGAAGGACGGGGCCGCGGGCGGGAAGAAGCCGCAGCAGAAGAAGGTCGACGAGGCCGAGCTGGAGGCCGCCGAGGGCTCCGGTGCGGCGAGCGAGGACGACGGCAGCTCGAACGCGGCCGGCTACTTCCCGTACAAGCCCTACTGCGGCAACTGCGAGAAGGACCTCACCGTCGTCACCTCCTACGACGACGACACGACCGAGCTGAACTACACCTGCTCGGCCTGCGGCTTCGCCGAGACGGTCCGGCTCAACGAGTTCAACCGCGGCAAGCTGGTCTGGAAGGTCGACTGGCCCATGCGCTGGGCCTACGAGGGCGTGATCTTCGAGCCCAGCGGCGTGGACCACTCCTCGCCCGGCTCTTCCTTCGTCGTCGGCGGCCAGATCGTGCGCGAGGTGTTCGACGGCGTGCAGCCGATCGGCCCGATGTACGCGTTCGTCGGGATCTCCGGCATGGCGAAGATGTCGTCCAGCAAGGGCGGGGTGCCGACCCCGTCCGACGCACTGAAGATCATGGAGGCGCCGCTGCTGCGCTGGCTCTACGCGCGCCGCAAGCCCAACCAGTCCTTCAAGATCGCGTTCGACCAGGAGATCCAGCGGCTCTACGACGAGTGGGACTCGCTGGGCCGCAAGGTGGCCGACGGTTCGGTGCTGCCCGCCGACGCCGCCGCCTACGCACGGGCCGTCGGTACGGCCGCGGGCGAGCTGCCCGGCACGCCGCGCCCGCTGCCGTACCGGACGCTCGCATCGGTCGCGGACATCACGGCCGGTGCCGAGGACCAGACGCTGCGCATCCTCAGTGAGCTGGACCCGGAGAACCCGCTGACCTCGCTCGACGAGGCGCGACCCCGGCTGGACCGTGCCGAGAACTGGATCTCCACCCAGGTCCCGGCGGAGGCCCGCACGATCGTCCGCGACGAGCCGGACAAGGAGCTGCTCGGCTCTCTGGACGAGCAGGGCCGCGAATCGCTGCGGCTGCTGCTGGAAGGGCTCGACTCGCACTGGTCGCTGGACGGGCTGACCACGCTCGTCTACGGCGTGCCGAAGGTCCTGGAGGGCCTGGCGCCGGACGCCAAGCCGACGCCGGAGCTGAAGGTGGCCCAGCGGTCCTTCTTCGCTCTGCTGTACCGGCTGCTGGTCGGCCGGGACACCGGGCCCCGGCTGCCCACGCTGCTGCTCGCGGTGGGGGCGGACCGGGTGCGCAGGCTGCTCGGCGCGTAG
- a CDS encoding SDR family NAD(P)-dependent oxidoreductase yields MAATPIAVITGASSGIGAATARQLAAAGYRVVLTARRKDRIEALAAELTEAGHQAAAYALDVTDRAAVDEFATAFRSLAVLVNNAGGALGADPVATGDPADWRQMYETNVIGTLNLTQALLPALTASGDGTVVILSSTAAFSSYEGGGGYVAAKHAEHVLAETLRLEIVGTPVRVIEVAPGMVKTEEFATTRFRGDTEKAAKVYAGVDAPLTADDVADTITWAVTRPSHVNIDLLVVRPRAQASNSKVHRTL; encoded by the coding sequence ATGGCCGCCACCCCCATCGCCGTCATCACCGGCGCGAGCAGCGGCATCGGCGCCGCGACCGCCCGGCAGCTGGCCGCCGCCGGTTACCGCGTGGTGCTCACCGCCCGTCGCAAGGACCGCATAGAGGCGCTCGCCGCAGAGCTGACGGAGGCGGGCCACCAGGCGGCGGCGTACGCGCTGGACGTCACCGACCGCGCGGCCGTCGACGAGTTCGCCACCGCGTTCCGCTCCCTGGCCGTCCTCGTCAACAACGCGGGTGGCGCGCTGGGCGCCGACCCCGTCGCGACCGGCGACCCCGCCGACTGGCGCCAGATGTACGAGACGAACGTCATCGGCACCCTCAACCTCACCCAGGCGCTGCTTCCCGCCCTCACCGCGAGCGGTGACGGCACGGTCGTGATCCTCTCCTCCACGGCCGCGTTCTCGTCGTACGAGGGCGGCGGCGGTTATGTAGCGGCCAAGCACGCTGAGCACGTCCTTGCCGAGACCCTGCGGTTGGAGATCGTCGGCACCCCTGTCCGGGTGATCGAGGTCGCGCCGGGCATGGTCAAGACCGAGGAGTTCGCGACGACCCGCTTCCGCGGCGACACCGAGAAGGCGGCCAAGGTCTACGCGGGTGTGGACGCCCCGCTCACCGCCGACGACGTCGCCGACACGATCACCTGGGCCGTCACCCGCCCCAGCCACGTCAACATCGACCTTCTGGTGGTCCGCCCCCGCGCCCAAGCCTCCAACTCCAAGGTTCACCGCACGCTCTGA
- a CDS encoding DUF2637 domain-containing protein — MAAMQLTRTHRVLIGVVVAGAVLIAAIGFAGSYAAVRELAEEKGFGQFSLVFPIGIDAGICVLLALDLLLTWMRIPFPLLRQTAWLLTAATIAFNGAAAWPDPLGTGMHAVIPVLFVVSVEAARHAVGRIADITADKHMEGVRLTRWLLSPVPTFKLWRRMKLWELRSYEQVIKLEQDRLIYQARLQARFGRNWRRKAPIESMMPLRLAKYGVPLAETAPAGLAAAGIEPVLLPPVPSVAEAGQGQPQLPYVPQQGQEGPEPEDRHAQQSPQHQRNRPAEQDDWPHEQEEWPEEGPGSHDSPWFAAPQVPDDAYESAYNPTYVEGLEPTPVMIPSGPGGRTRPLGNVGTVGAFPHPRAAQPQPHPDQQGEQHAARHPQQQEQGGTEEQGQTGQQDPPQPRDAQQEAEWAAAEAEFSEIAYEVFAAYTHQHQAYPSVAVLEIHLADGHNVRHPRSSALLRRLLPGFRQRFDNEMSADHIA; from the coding sequence GTGGCCGCAATGCAGCTGACACGCACACACCGAGTACTCATCGGGGTCGTCGTCGCCGGTGCGGTACTCATTGCCGCGATCGGTTTCGCGGGTTCGTACGCCGCCGTGCGCGAGCTGGCGGAGGAGAAGGGTTTCGGCCAGTTCTCGCTGGTCTTCCCGATCGGCATCGACGCGGGCATCTGCGTCCTGCTCGCGCTGGACCTCCTGCTGACCTGGATGCGCATCCCCTTCCCGTTGCTGCGCCAGACCGCGTGGCTGCTGACCGCGGCGACGATCGCCTTCAACGGCGCGGCCGCCTGGCCCGACCCGCTCGGCACCGGCATGCACGCGGTGATCCCGGTGCTCTTCGTCGTCTCCGTCGAGGCCGCCCGTCACGCCGTGGGCCGCATCGCGGACATCACGGCGGACAAGCACATGGAGGGCGTCCGCCTCACCCGCTGGCTGCTCTCCCCCGTCCCCACGTTCAAGCTGTGGCGGCGGATGAAGCTGTGGGAGCTGCGCAGTTACGAGCAGGTCATCAAGCTCGAGCAGGACCGGCTGATCTACCAGGCCCGTCTGCAGGCCCGCTTCGGCCGCAACTGGCGCCGCAAGGCCCCCATCGAGTCGATGATGCCGCTGCGCCTGGCGAAGTACGGCGTCCCGCTCGCCGAGACCGCTCCGGCCGGCCTCGCCGCCGCAGGCATCGAGCCGGTCCTGCTTCCGCCCGTCCCGTCGGTGGCGGAGGCCGGACAGGGGCAGCCCCAGCTTCCGTACGTCCCGCAGCAGGGGCAGGAGGGTCCGGAGCCTGAGGACCGGCACGCCCAGCAGTCCCCGCAGCACCAGCGCAACCGGCCGGCCGAGCAGGACGACTGGCCGCACGAGCAGGAGGAGTGGCCCGAGGAGGGCCCCGGCTCGCACGACAGCCCGTGGTTCGCGGCCCCCCAGGTACCGGACGACGCCTACGAGAGCGCGTACAACCCGACGTACGTCGAGGGCCTGGAGCCCACCCCTGTGATGATCCCGTCCGGCCCCGGGGGCCGTACCCGCCCGCTCGGCAACGTGGGCACCGTCGGCGCGTTCCCGCACCCCAGGGCCGCCCAACCGCAGCCGCACCCGGACCAGCAGGGGGAGCAGCACGCGGCGCGGCACCCGCAGCAGCAGGAGCAGGGCGGAACCGAAGAGCAGGGCCAGACGGGCCAGCAGGACCCGCCGCAGCCCCGTGACGCCCAGCAGGAGGCGGAATGGGCCGCCGCGGAGGCCGAGTTCAGCGAGATCGCGTACGAGGTGTTCGCCGCGTACACGCACCAGCACCAGGCCTACCCCAGCGTCGCGGTGCTCGAAATCCACCTCGCCGACGGCCACAACGTCCGCCACCCCCGCAGCAGCGCCCTCCTCCGTCGCCTGCTGCCGGGCTTCCGGCAGCGTTTCGACAACGAGATGTCCGCCGACCACATCGCGTAG